CCAAAATGAAAACGAACAAGGAAATCCAGGCCGTCAAGGCCGAACTCTTCAAGAGCTCGTTTGCCTTGCAACAGACTGCGGTCCTGCAGTCCGCCAACATCCATAAGGCCGCCCAGGTGATCCACCAGGCCCTGAAATCGGGCGGCAAGCTGCTGATCTGCGGGAACGGTGGCAGCGCGGCCGACAGCCAGCACCTGGCCACCGAGCTGGTGGTTCGATTCCAGAAGGAACGGCGGGCCCTGGCCGCCCTGGCCCTGACCACCGACGCCTCGCTTTTGACAGCCGAGGCCAATGACCACGGCTTCGACGCCATATTCTCCCGCCAGGTGGAGGCCTTGGGGAATAAGGGCGACGCACTTCTGGCCATCAGCACCAGCGGCAATTCGGCCAACGTGCTCAAAGCGGTGCAGGCCGCCAGAAAGAAGGGCCTTAAGACCATAGGCCTTTCGGGCGGCAGCGGCGGCAAACTTAAAAAAACATGTCACCTCTGTCTGCTAGCTCCGGGCGACGCCACCTGCCGGGTACAGGAGTGTCACCTGGCCATGGAACATATCATCTGCGGCCTGGTGGAAGGCTGGCTGGGAAAGAAATAGATCCCCAAAGGTCATCATTCAATCCGTAGCACGAATATAAAAATCGTAGCACAAATATTCCCATGAACAATTGCTGGAAAATATTCAGGAATTTTGACATCCGCCTGGCCTCGCTGGCCTTGGGCCTGCTGATGTGGTTGCATGCCGCCACCGAGCGCGAATACCAGCAAAAAATATACTGTCCGGTACTGGTGACGAACATTCCGGCCGGTTTTGTGCTGGCGGCCACGCCCTCCTTGGTTCCCTGCCAGATAAAGGCCCGGGGCAAGGACATGATAGTATTCAAACTGATTCCCCCAAAAGTGCTGGTGGATATGGCCAACCGCCAGATAAAAAAACTGACGGTCGGCCTGTCACCGGTTCTGCTGCGGTACCCCTTCAACCTGAAAGCGGCGGAAGCGGCTTTTGTGAACAATGAGATTACCGTCAATCTGGACCGCCAGGGGCGGAAGGAGGTCCGGGTGCTGCCCGACGTTTCCGGCATCCCGGCCAGTGGCTATATAATCTGCGACAGCACGTCTACCGAGCCTTTACGGGTGACCATCACCGGTCCCCAGCGCCAACTGGAAAAAATAGACAGCGTCTACACCCGGCCGGTCAAGGTGGACGGAAAATCGGAGAATGAAAGGGTTTACTGCCGGGTGGCCCCGCTCGACAGCCTGCTGTTCCGGGCGGACCCGGAGTCGGTCTGGGTTAAATTGTGTTTCGAAAAGACCCAGGAGCGCTTATATAAAAACGTGCCGGTAACGCTTTTGAACCGGGGCCAGGGTTATCTGGTCAGCTTTTCCCCTGGAACCATAGATCTGGCGGTGGCCGGGCCCCGGCAGCAGCTGCAGCAGATCGAAGCCGGGCAGTTCAGGATCACCCTGGACCTGAAGGGGCTGGCCCCGGGCCATCACCGGCTGCAGGCCGTGATAGAACTGCCGGACAAGCTGGAACTGATCGCCGCCGACCCCCGCGACTTTGAGGTGGACATCAAATGATGATCTTGGGCATAGAGACCTCCTGCGACGAGACAGCGGCGGCAGTGGTGCGGGACGGGAAAAAGATACTGTCCAACGTCATTCATTCCCAGACGGTGCACCGGCAATACGGGGGAGTGGTGCCGGAACTGGCCTCGCGCGATCACCTGAAAAAGATAGTTCCGGTGGTCAGGGAGGCCCTGACCCAGGCCGGACTTTCACCCCGTCAAATAGACGCCGTGGCCGCCACCAGCCGGCCCGGCTTAGCCGGAGCCCTGTTAGTGGGCTTTTGTTTTGCCCGGGGGCTGGCCCAGAGCCTAAACGTTCCCTTCGTTTCGGTCAACCACGTGGAGGCTCACGCTCAGGCCGCTTTTCTGGATAACCCGGAACTAGAAGCCCCTGCCGTGGCCCTGGTGGTTTCGGGCGGGCATACCTCGCTCTTCCACATCGCTGCCGATTTCCGGTTCTTCCTGATGGGCCAGACCCTGGATGACGCCGCCGGCGAGGCTTTTGACAAAGTGGCCAAACTTTTGGGGCTGGGCTATCCCGGAGGGCCGGCTATAGAACAGCGGGCCAAGTTGGCATCTTCCGGCCAGATCGTTTTTCCCAAGGCCCTGCTGGGCCCGCAGAGCTTGGATTTTTCCTTTTCGGGGCTTAAGACCGCGGTCTTGAATTACGCGCTGGATCCGAAGAACGGCGGCCGGGAAAATATGTCCCCAGAACGTATCAACGACATCTGCCGGGGCTTTCAAACATCGGTCTGCGGAGTCCTGACAGAAAAAGTAAAAAGAGCCTGCGAACTGACGGACTGCCGGAATGTCATAGTGGCCGGCGGGGTGGCCGCCAACGGTTTTCTGCGCCAGAGTCTGGCCGAGCTGGAGCGGAGGGAGGGGCTGAAAATTGTGATCCCCGGCATCAGGCTCTGTACCGACAACGCGGCCATGGTGGCGGCCTGCGGAACCAGGATGCTGGACAGGGGGCAGACAATCAACGACAACACGGTACAGGCAAGGGTCATATGGCCAAAATATCAAAATGTCTGAACTGGCCCAAGATCATCCTGGCTTCGGGCTCGCCCCGGCGCAAAAGCCTGCTGGAAGCAGTGGGATCTGATTTCAAAGTAGTGGCACCCCGGGTGGATGAGGACGGGGCCGCAGACCTCAGTCCCGAAACCGCGGTCCGGAAGCTGGCCCGGGAAAAAGCCCTGGAGGTCAGGTCCCGTTTGTCGAGGTACGACAGGAAACGTCTGATAGTGGCGGCCGACACGGTGGTGGCCTACCGGCATCATGTTTTGGGAAAACCTCAGGATAAGGCCGAGGCGGTACAAATGCTTAAAATGCTCTCCGGCCGCTGGCACCAGGTCTATACCGGACTGTGCCTGATATCTCCACTTGATGGCAGGATCATCACCGGCTTTGAGACGACCAAAGTAAAATTCCGCCGGATGTCATCCGGCTACATAAATAATTACGTGGCCTCGGGCGAGCCGTTAGACAAGGCCGGAGCCTACGGAATCCAGGAGCTGGGGGCGCTGCTGGTGGAAAGGGTGGACGGCTGTTATTTCAACGTGGTGGGCCTGCCGCTGATGAAATTAGATAAGATGATCAGGAGACTTAAGATTAAAAAACGGAGCCGCTGATATCCGCAGATTTACGCAGATTATGAAGATTTTTCAGGTTTTCCTTGTTTTATATATTTCCCAGTGTCTTTAGTGTCAATTAATGTCAAACAATTCGAGCAATCAGGGAGAAGTTTATTTCATGATCAAACCCATAGAGTGGAAGAACGGCAGCATAGCGCTGATAGACCAGCGGGAACTTCCGGGCCGGCTCAAGTACCTGAACTGCGATAACGTGGAAAAGCTGGCCTGGGCCATCGAAACACTGGCGGTGCGCGGCGCTCCGCTGATAGGCATCG
This candidate division TA06 bacterium DNA region includes the following protein-coding sequences:
- a CDS encoding SIS domain-containing protein, coding for MKTNKEIQAVKAELFKSSFALQQTAVLQSANIHKAAQVIHQALKSGGKLLICGNGGSAADSQHLATELVVRFQKERRALAALALTTDASLLTAEANDHGFDAIFSRQVEALGNKGDALLAISTSGNSANVLKAVQAARKKGLKTIGLSGGSGGKLKKTCHLCLLAPGDATCRVQECHLAMEHIICGLVEGWLGKK
- the tsaD gene encoding tRNA (adenosine(37)-N6)-threonylcarbamoyltransferase complex transferase subunit TsaD, with the translated sequence MMILGIETSCDETAAAVVRDGKKILSNVIHSQTVHRQYGGVVPELASRDHLKKIVPVVREALTQAGLSPRQIDAVAATSRPGLAGALLVGFCFARGLAQSLNVPFVSVNHVEAHAQAAFLDNPELEAPAVALVVSGGHTSLFHIAADFRFFLMGQTLDDAAGEAFDKVAKLLGLGYPGGPAIEQRAKLASSGQIVFPKALLGPQSLDFSFSGLKTAVLNYALDPKNGGRENMSPERINDICRGFQTSVCGVLTEKVKRACELTDCRNVIVAGGVAANGFLRQSLAELERREGLKIVIPGIRLCTDNAAMVAACGTRMLDRGQTINDNTVQARVIWPKYQNV
- the maf gene encoding septum formation inhibitor Maf → MAKISKCLNWPKIILASGSPRRKSLLEAVGSDFKVVAPRVDEDGAADLSPETAVRKLAREKALEVRSRLSRYDRKRLIVAADTVVAYRHHVLGKPQDKAEAVQMLKMLSGRWHQVYTGLCLISPLDGRIITGFETTKVKFRRMSSGYINNYVASGEPLDKAGAYGIQELGALLVERVDGCYFNVVGLPLMKLDKMIRRLKIKKRSR